One Amycolatopsis sp. NBC_00355 genomic window carries:
- a CDS encoding NADase-type glycan-binding domain-containing protein, with protein MIVCRKCGFKNVDSDSFCGSCGTFLEWTGEKVERKVDAEVLAAAEEEAGKPKQGLMSKIQSVLYLDVGERDAVERPAKPGLGGGLGGPGGRPGAPGAAAGGAAGLPKPPGLGGPPKPPGLGGLPQLPGLGGPPKPPGLGGLPKPPGLAGLPKPPGLGGLPKLPSLDDEDEDDGPPRLGGLPRPPGLGGLPKLPSLDDDDEDEGPPRLGGLPKLPPLDDDSEDDDEDDDEDSEDEDAGFGTAALPRPPVLSGLSKPFGPPPVRRPPVASAAALVAPLPPGDDGDPDESPVLVAATATAQPAGTQPGAVAPQEKVKQAAVITKTKPTRRLEPGDLVCGECGEGNVRTRKFCSRCGTSLVTAEVAKKRWWHALRYRRSNRVLKAGERPGRDGVKKKRGFSLVGVIKVVRVPVAIVMVLLGLLYGLVLPFRQAVDSRADAAKQSLVGLFTAQYDPVRPVQVIATSEVAGHEGIDATDGFTNTYWAAATTIPDPTLEVTFDHPVDLAKAIIRNGSPDNFQAQDRVRVLHVVYSTGKTEDITLTDQPDEQNVSFKNGQGITGAEIHLQTPYRAIRGTEVRLSEIEFFVEQ; from the coding sequence ATGATCGTCTGTCGTAAGTGTGGTTTCAAGAACGTCGATTCCGACTCTTTCTGCGGTTCGTGCGGGACCTTCCTCGAATGGACCGGCGAGAAGGTCGAGCGGAAGGTCGACGCCGAGGTGCTCGCGGCCGCCGAAGAGGAGGCCGGCAAGCCGAAGCAGGGGCTGATGTCGAAGATCCAGTCGGTCCTCTACCTCGACGTCGGCGAGCGCGACGCGGTGGAGCGGCCGGCCAAGCCGGGGCTCGGCGGCGGCCTGGGCGGCCCCGGCGGCCGTCCCGGTGCGCCGGGTGCGGCCGCTGGGGGAGCCGCCGGCCTGCCGAAGCCGCCCGGCCTGGGCGGCCCGCCGAAACCACCCGGCCTCGGCGGGCTGCCCCAGCTGCCCGGTCTCGGGGGACCGCCGAAACCACCCGGGCTCGGCGGGCTGCCCAAGCCGCCGGGCCTGGCTGGCCTGCCCAAGCCGCCGGGTCTGGGTGGTTTGCCGAAGCTGCCGTCCCTCGACGACGAGGACGAGGACGATGGGCCGCCGCGGCTCGGTGGGTTGCCGAGGCCGCCGGGTCTGGGTGGCCTGCCGAAGCTGCCGTCCCTCGACGACGACGATGAGGACGAGGGGCCGCCGCGCCTTGGCGGTTTGCCGAAGCTGCCTCCTCTCGACGACGACAGTGAGGACGACGACGAGGACGACGACGAGGACAGCGAAGACGAGGACGCCGGTTTCGGGACCGCGGCCCTGCCCCGGCCCCCGGTCCTGAGCGGGCTGTCGAAGCCGTTCGGCCCGCCGCCGGTGCGGCGGCCGCCCGTGGCGTCGGCCGCGGCGCTCGTCGCTCCGCTGCCTCCGGGCGACGACGGCGACCCGGACGAGTCCCCGGTGCTCGTGGCCGCGACCGCGACGGCCCAGCCGGCCGGGACCCAACCCGGGGCCGTCGCGCCGCAGGAGAAGGTCAAGCAGGCCGCGGTGATCACCAAGACCAAGCCGACGCGCCGGCTCGAGCCCGGCGACCTGGTCTGCGGCGAGTGCGGCGAAGGTAACGTGCGGACGCGGAAGTTCTGCAGCCGCTGCGGCACCTCACTGGTCACCGCGGAGGTGGCGAAGAAGCGCTGGTGGCACGCCCTGCGCTACCGGCGGTCGAACCGCGTGCTGAAAGCGGGGGAGCGGCCGGGCCGCGACGGCGTCAAGAAGAAGCGCGGGTTCTCACTGGTCGGCGTCATCAAGGTCGTGCGGGTGCCGGTCGCGATCGTCATGGTCCTGCTCGGCCTCCTCTACGGCCTGGTGCTGCCGTTCCGGCAGGCGGTCGACAGCCGCGCCGACGCCGCCAAGCAGTCGCTCGTCGGCCTGTTCACCGCGCAGTACGACCCGGTCCGCCCGGTCCAGGTGATCGCCACCAGCGAGGTCGCCGGGCACGAGGGGATCGACGCCACCGACGGCTTCACCAACACGTACTGGGCCGCGGCCACCACGATCCCCGACCCGACGCTGGAGGTGACCTTCGACCACCCGGTCGACCTCGCCAAGGCGATCATCCGCAACGGCTCCCCGGACAACTTCCAGGCCCAGGACCGGGTCCGGGTGCTGCACGTGGTGTATTCCACCGGGAAGACCGAGGACATCACCCTCACCGACCAGCCGGACGAGCAGAACGTGTCGTTCAAGAACGGCCAGGGGATCACCGGAGCGGAAATCCACCTGCAGACGCCCTACCGGGCGATCCGCGGCACCGAGGTCCGGTTGTCGGAAATCGAGTTCTTCGTCGAACAGTGA
- a CDS encoding phage tail protein I, giving the protein MRGTVPGIPNPHPLGSFLPAVYQEDEFAMAFTGGLDEVLAPVLSVLDCLHAYIDPMVAPADFVEWLAMWVGVDPEENWPAVRRRSVIASAVSLHSSRGTVSGLRDHLEIVTGGRVEIEDTGGVTWSRVPTGAIPAPRTHLRVEVAVGRPSSALRRSLDDVISAAKPAHVPHTLEVTQDDRLS; this is encoded by the coding sequence ATGCGCGGCACGGTACCCGGGATCCCGAACCCCCATCCGCTCGGAAGCTTCCTGCCGGCGGTGTACCAGGAGGACGAGTTCGCGATGGCCTTCACCGGAGGCCTCGACGAGGTACTCGCGCCGGTGCTGTCCGTGCTGGACTGCCTGCACGCCTACATCGATCCGATGGTGGCGCCGGCCGACTTCGTCGAGTGGCTGGCGATGTGGGTCGGGGTGGACCCGGAGGAGAACTGGCCCGCCGTGCGGCGGCGGTCGGTCATCGCTTCGGCCGTGTCGCTGCATTCCAGCCGCGGCACGGTGTCCGGTCTGCGCGACCACCTGGAGATCGTCACCGGCGGGCGCGTCGAGATCGAAGACACCGGGGGTGTCACGTGGTCGCGGGTGCCGACCGGGGCCATCCCCGCACCGCGCACCCACCTGCGCGTCGAGGTCGCCGTCGGCCGGCCGTCCAGCGCCCTGCGGCGCTCGCTGGACGACGTCATCTCCGCCGCGAAACCCGCCCACGTCCCGCACACGCTGGAGGTGACCCAGGATGATCGTCTGTCGTAA
- a CDS encoding putative baseplate assembly protein, translating into MALPVPNLDDRRFQDLVDDAKRMVMRRAPEWTDHNVSDPGVTLIETFAFMVDQLLFRVNRVPDRLYLKFLEMIGLRLLPPVPARAPLTFWLSAPTANPVVIGSGTRAGTPRAENEESIQFATVAEAVIVPCSVAHVLTHPAGGETTGHTDSLKRGTGFGAFGDPPEIGDALLVGLSEAVPGCAVQLDVGCRVEGIGVDPENPPLVWESWDGTEWTACELSRDETGGLNRPGAIVLHVPPGHEAAILGGERAGWLRARLVEPVPGSARYSASPIIEGLGACTVGATTSGVHAEVVEAELLGESEGVAGQQFTARSRPVLEPLEGAMVQVSTDDGWQDWDRVEHFADSGPEDRHFVLDAVNGIVEFGPAVRTPGGELQQHGAVPEQYAMVRLRQYLTGGGTRGNVGKGAISTLHTSIPFVTRVENRRAAQGGVEGETLEQARLRGPIMLRTRNRAVTAEDYEVLTRDAAPEIARVRCVPVGEQETTNTVKVLVVPAAAQRDGRITFEQLLPQESSLRAISSRLDTARVIGTRIRIEPPLYRGVTVVATVAARHGIDVDRVHDEALTALYGFFNPLSGGPDGRGWPFGRAVHEGEVYGVLQRIRGVEMVEQVRLFGANPLTGERGGATSRLELEATSLVFSYEHQVRVEQN; encoded by the coding sequence ATGGCGCTTCCGGTGCCCAACCTGGACGATCGCCGGTTCCAGGATCTCGTCGACGACGCCAAGCGGATGGTGATGCGCCGCGCTCCGGAGTGGACGGACCACAACGTGTCCGACCCCGGCGTCACGCTGATCGAGACGTTCGCGTTCATGGTCGACCAGCTGCTGTTCCGGGTGAACCGCGTGCCCGACCGGCTCTACCTCAAGTTCCTGGAGATGATCGGCCTGCGGCTGCTGCCCCCGGTGCCCGCGCGCGCCCCGCTGACCTTCTGGCTCTCGGCGCCCACCGCGAACCCGGTCGTCATCGGCAGCGGGACCCGCGCCGGGACCCCGCGGGCGGAGAACGAGGAGTCCATCCAGTTCGCGACCGTCGCCGAAGCGGTCATCGTCCCGTGTTCGGTGGCCCACGTGCTGACGCACCCGGCCGGCGGCGAAACCACCGGCCACACCGACTCCCTCAAGCGCGGCACCGGGTTCGGCGCGTTCGGGGACCCGCCGGAAATCGGCGACGCCCTGCTGGTGGGCCTGAGCGAGGCGGTGCCGGGCTGCGCGGTGCAGCTCGACGTCGGGTGCCGGGTGGAAGGCATCGGCGTCGACCCGGAGAACCCGCCGCTGGTCTGGGAGTCCTGGGACGGTACCGAGTGGACGGCGTGCGAGCTGAGCCGCGACGAGACCGGCGGCCTGAACCGCCCCGGCGCCATCGTCCTCCACGTGCCGCCGGGTCACGAAGCCGCGATCCTCGGCGGCGAACGCGCCGGCTGGCTGCGGGCCCGGCTCGTGGAGCCGGTCCCCGGCAGCGCGCGCTACAGCGCGTCGCCGATCATCGAGGGGCTCGGCGCCTGCACCGTCGGCGCGACGACGTCGGGCGTGCACGCCGAGGTGGTCGAGGCGGAGCTGCTCGGTGAGTCCGAAGGTGTTGCGGGGCAGCAGTTCACCGCGCGGAGCAGGCCGGTGCTCGAACCGCTCGAAGGCGCCATGGTGCAGGTCAGCACCGACGACGGCTGGCAGGACTGGGACCGCGTCGAGCACTTCGCCGACAGCGGGCCCGAAGACCGGCACTTCGTGCTCGACGCCGTCAACGGCATCGTCGAGTTCGGTCCCGCGGTCCGCACCCCGGGCGGTGAGCTGCAGCAGCACGGCGCCGTGCCCGAGCAGTACGCGATGGTGCGGCTGCGCCAGTACCTCACCGGCGGCGGTACCCGCGGCAACGTCGGGAAGGGCGCGATCAGCACCCTGCACACGTCGATCCCGTTCGTCACCCGCGTGGAGAACCGCCGGGCCGCCCAAGGCGGGGTGGAGGGGGAGACCCTCGAGCAGGCTCGGCTGCGTGGGCCGATCATGCTCCGCACCCGCAACCGCGCGGTGACCGCCGAGGACTACGAGGTCCTGACCCGGGACGCGGCGCCGGAGATCGCCCGCGTCCGCTGCGTCCCGGTGGGCGAGCAGGAAACCACCAACACGGTGAAGGTCCTGGTCGTCCCCGCCGCGGCGCAGCGGGACGGCCGGATCACCTTCGAGCAGCTGCTGCCGCAGGAGTCGAGCCTGCGCGCGATCAGCAGCCGGCTGGACACCGCGCGTGTGATCGGCACGCGCATCCGGATCGAGCCACCGCTCTACCGCGGCGTGACGGTGGTGGCCACGGTGGCCGCCCGCCACGGCATCGACGTCGACCGGGTGCACGACGAGGCGTTGACCGCGCTGTACGGGTTCTTCAACCCGCTGAGCGGCGGCCCGGACGGGCGCGGCTGGCCCTTCGGCCGCGCGGTGCACGAGGGCGAGGTCTACGGCGTGCTCCAGCGCATCCGGGGGGTGGAAATGGTGGAGCAGGTCCGCCTGTTCGGCGCCAACCCGCTGACCGGCGAACGCGGAGGCGCGACCAGCCGGCTCGAACTGGAGGCGACCAGCCTCGTCTTCTCCTACGAACACCAGGTCAGAGTGGAGCAGAACTGA
- a CDS encoding GPW/gp25 family protein: protein MTEPVVDQFIGRGWAFPLGVGPTGGIAMAEGHAELVQAMQLILSTYPGERPMRPEFGCPLRDFVFGNVDVDLASGLVEVVRYALRRWEPRVEVEDVSVRPDPDNGSLVYIDIQYTPKATNDQRNLVFPFYTIPDDGGEY from the coding sequence GTGACCGAGCCCGTGGTGGACCAGTTCATCGGCCGCGGCTGGGCGTTCCCGCTCGGCGTCGGCCCCACCGGCGGCATCGCGATGGCCGAGGGGCACGCCGAACTCGTCCAGGCGATGCAGCTGATCCTCTCGACCTACCCCGGCGAACGCCCGATGCGGCCCGAGTTCGGCTGCCCGCTGCGGGACTTCGTCTTCGGCAACGTCGACGTCGATCTCGCGAGCGGCCTGGTCGAGGTGGTGCGGTACGCGTTGCGCCGCTGGGAACCCCGCGTCGAGGTGGAGGACGTGAGCGTCCGCCCGGACCCGGACAACGGGTCGCTGGTGTACATCGACATCCAGTACACCCCGAAGGCGACGAACGACCAGCGCAACCTGGTCTTCCCCTTCTACACCATCCCCGACGACGGCGGCGAGTACTGA
- a CDS encoding phage baseplate assembly protein V, producing MTLPAAASSLLPDAGRLEELSLTVLARITVDGADWPDTAEPPVRVVVDTHQHLPDMFEITLLDDTDGGTALDDAGLVIGATVEIGDGAQDVVLITGEVTALEARCDESIMYTIARGYEKTHRLQRAKHSHVFSNVSDSGIARTLAEAAGLEIGTIEHTGVTHEHLAQTDQTDWEFLQQRAREIGHEVLIADGKFHFRKAVATAGPASGVTSALAAIATGTKEVTVTFKEDLLSFAPRVSAANLPSTVEVRVWDPDTTKTVVGAAKLTSVTADLDQGPAELAEKFTTTPNPLTRPRSGQPGLAAKRQALLAADSGGENTFAVVDRPVARGADAQRSVDRMAAGLAEQIASTFAEATGTVAGNPEVQAGTRLTVKGVPAQFAGVWTITNARHVFDLEDGGYHTHFVVSGRQDRSTLGLVAGAGGGTGAGRIPGVVCGIVSDIDDPEARGRVKVSLPWLSATFVTDWARTTQFGLGGRGGAVFLPEVNDEVLVAFEFGDPRRPYVLGGLHNTSTRFAEARAFLGDAGSVRSVVERGIYTSTGSQLVFQDGLPPSAAGPAPLKAAEKSRVVLGGLGEKLALVIDNVAGSVDLTCAPDPATHKTAQGTLTISCGPGGELVLKTGDGPIRIDAGQGDVSVAGGQLKFDATGGVSITSGATVRINGRQIELN from the coding sequence ATGACGCTGCCCGCCGCCGCATCCTCGCTCCTCCCCGACGCCGGACGGCTCGAAGAGCTGTCCCTGACCGTGCTGGCCCGGATCACCGTCGACGGTGCCGACTGGCCGGACACCGCCGAACCCCCGGTCCGCGTGGTCGTCGACACCCATCAGCACCTGCCCGACATGTTCGAGATCACCCTGCTCGACGACACCGACGGCGGTACCGCGCTCGACGACGCCGGCCTGGTGATCGGCGCGACCGTCGAGATCGGCGACGGCGCGCAGGACGTCGTGCTGATCACCGGCGAGGTCACCGCGCTCGAGGCCCGCTGCGACGAGTCCATCATGTACACGATCGCGCGGGGCTACGAGAAGACGCACCGGCTGCAGCGGGCCAAGCACAGCCATGTCTTCAGCAACGTCTCCGACTCGGGGATCGCGCGGACCCTCGCGGAGGCCGCGGGGCTCGAGATCGGGACCATCGAGCACACCGGCGTCACCCACGAGCACCTCGCCCAGACCGACCAGACCGACTGGGAGTTCCTCCAGCAGCGGGCCCGCGAGATCGGCCACGAGGTGCTGATCGCCGACGGGAAGTTCCACTTCCGCAAGGCGGTCGCCACGGCCGGTCCGGCCTCCGGCGTCACTTCGGCGCTGGCCGCGATCGCCACGGGGACCAAGGAGGTCACTGTGACGTTCAAGGAGGACCTGCTGTCCTTCGCCCCGCGGGTCTCCGCGGCCAACCTCCCGTCGACGGTCGAGGTGCGCGTCTGGGACCCGGACACGACGAAGACCGTGGTGGGGGCGGCGAAACTCACTTCCGTGACGGCGGATCTGGACCAGGGGCCCGCCGAGCTGGCCGAGAAGTTCACCACGACGCCCAACCCCCTGACCCGGCCGAGGTCGGGTCAGCCGGGCCTGGCGGCCAAGCGCCAGGCGCTGCTCGCCGCCGACAGCGGTGGAGAGAACACGTTCGCCGTCGTCGACCGGCCCGTCGCCCGGGGCGCCGACGCCCAGCGCTCGGTGGACCGGATGGCCGCCGGTCTCGCCGAGCAGATCGCGAGCACGTTCGCCGAGGCCACCGGCACCGTCGCCGGCAACCCGGAGGTCCAGGCGGGGACCCGGCTGACCGTCAAGGGCGTGCCGGCCCAGTTCGCCGGGGTGTGGACGATCACCAACGCCCGGCACGTGTTCGACCTCGAGGACGGCGGCTACCACACGCACTTCGTGGTCAGCGGCCGGCAGGACCGCTCGACGCTGGGCCTGGTCGCCGGGGCCGGCGGCGGCACCGGCGCCGGCCGGATCCCCGGGGTGGTCTGCGGGATCGTCAGCGACATCGACGACCCCGAAGCACGCGGCCGCGTGAAGGTGTCGCTGCCCTGGCTGTCGGCGACGTTCGTCACCGACTGGGCGCGGACCACGCAGTTCGGCCTCGGCGGCCGCGGCGGCGCGGTGTTCCTGCCCGAGGTGAACGACGAGGTGCTGGTCGCGTTCGAGTTCGGCGACCCCCGCCGGCCCTACGTGCTGGGCGGCCTCCACAACACCTCGACCCGGTTCGCCGAGGCGCGGGCCTTCCTCGGCGACGCCGGGTCGGTGCGGTCGGTGGTGGAGCGGGGGATCTACACCTCGACCGGGTCCCAGCTGGTGTTCCAGGACGGCCTGCCGCCCTCGGCCGCGGGCCCGGCGCCGTTGAAGGCGGCCGAGAAGTCCCGCGTGGTGCTCGGCGGGCTCGGCGAGAAGCTCGCCCTGGTCATCGACAACGTCGCCGGCTCGGTCGACCTGACCTGCGCGCCCGATCCGGCCACGCACAAGACGGCCCAGGGCACGCTGACCATCAGCTGCGGGCCCGGCGGCGAGCTGGTCCTCAAGACCGGGGACGGCCCGATCCGGATCGACGCGGGCCAGGGGGACGTGTCGGTCGCCGGTGGGCAGCTGAAGTTCGACGCCACCGGCGGGGTCAGCATCACCAGCGGCGCCACGGTGCGGATCAACGGCCGCCAGATCGAGCTCAACTGA
- a CDS encoding LysM peptidoglycan-binding domain-containing protein: MAEGFDDLGAGQAKAMLTSLDVMMPGIVVFDFNPTKIQLQRRVDLKTRGMVGPRTTKPRGATGSQFKKSEASTITVGDITFTGMDTKPRCDTLLGWASPGGSQVGATLGGAANVARRTGKSSLKGARNKPARNVKKLGLISQDLATRLPMLAFSWGPPTAAFLYTVMLQSVTVSYTRFTDLGIPIRAKVSLDLKEQPNFIDSYPTNPTSGGPPGRSGHMVTAGETLQQIATERYGSPGTWRELAESNGIDDPLRVRPGRVLYLPHPGERR; this comes from the coding sequence ATGGCCGAAGGATTCGACGACCTCGGGGCCGGCCAGGCCAAGGCGATGCTGACCAGCCTCGACGTGATGATGCCCGGCATCGTCGTGTTCGACTTCAACCCCACCAAGATCCAGCTGCAACGCCGGGTCGACCTGAAGACCCGGGGGATGGTGGGCCCGCGCACGACCAAACCGCGCGGCGCCACCGGCAGCCAGTTCAAGAAGAGCGAGGCCAGCACCATCACCGTCGGCGACATCACCTTCACCGGGATGGACACCAAGCCGCGGTGCGACACCCTGCTCGGCTGGGCCAGCCCGGGCGGCAGCCAGGTGGGCGCCACGCTCGGTGGTGCGGCCAACGTCGCCCGGCGCACTGGGAAGAGCTCGCTCAAGGGCGCGCGGAACAAGCCGGCGCGCAACGTCAAGAAGCTCGGCCTGATCAGCCAGGACCTCGCCACCCGGCTGCCGATGCTGGCGTTCTCCTGGGGCCCGCCGACCGCCGCGTTCCTCTACACCGTGATGCTGCAGAGCGTCACCGTGTCCTACACCAGGTTCACCGACCTGGGGATCCCGATCCGCGCCAAGGTGTCCCTGGACCTGAAGGAGCAGCCGAACTTCATCGACTCCTACCCGACCAACCCCACTTCCGGCGGCCCGCCCGGGCGCAGCGGGCACATGGTGACCGCGGGGGAGACCCTGCAGCAGATCGCCACCGAGCGCTACGGCAGCCCCGGCACCTGGCGGGAGCTCGCGGAGAGCAACGGCATCGACGACCCGCTGCGGGTCCGGCCCGGCCGGGTGCTCTACCTGCCCCACCCCGGCGAACGGAGGTGA
- a CDS encoding phage tail protein, with amino-acid sequence MASDLFMPPGRGAGAGRGKGPSLGMTMRFGVVTQDAAQKIDLGFWRSCKGIAVDFETENVVDGGHYETQAYLPNGLKYQTVRLERVMTPDGSKAVQGWLRDMVDNWVNGDGSYRGGSATITLFDASNQEVLKWTLQNVFPKSWKGPDLDAKSSEFAIEALELVHEGFLHSEG; translated from the coding sequence GTGGCTTCCGACCTGTTCATGCCACCGGGGCGGGGCGCCGGCGCGGGGCGCGGCAAGGGACCGTCGCTCGGGATGACGATGCGCTTCGGCGTGGTCACCCAGGACGCCGCCCAGAAGATCGACCTCGGTTTCTGGCGCAGCTGCAAGGGGATCGCGGTCGACTTCGAGACCGAGAACGTGGTCGACGGCGGGCACTACGAGACCCAGGCTTACCTGCCGAACGGGCTGAAGTACCAGACGGTCCGGCTCGAACGCGTGATGACGCCCGACGGCTCGAAGGCCGTCCAGGGGTGGTTGCGGGACATGGTCGACAACTGGGTCAACGGCGACGGTTCCTACCGGGGCGGTTCGGCGACCATCACCCTGTTCGACGCGTCGAACCAGGAAGTTCTGAAGTGGACCCTCCAGAACGTGTTCCCGAAGTCGTGGAAGGGGCCGGACCTGGACGCGAAGTCGAGCGAGTTCGCGATCGAGGCCCTGGAGCTCGTCCACGAAGGATTCCTGCACAGCGAAGGGTGA
- a CDS encoding phage tail protein, whose product MAIKGDDKQLLAMANRFKVVIDQGAYDLGSWSKVTGLDVTWDVAEYRAGDSWNHRWYYPGNTKYQTIKLERAACKDTNVVKKWLNEGATKPKFYTGTLKLYDANNDAVTEWELRNVVPAKWSIAGFEAGSSKVALETLELQHLGFLDDEQKAV is encoded by the coding sequence ATGGCGATCAAGGGTGACGACAAGCAGCTGCTCGCGATGGCGAACCGGTTCAAGGTGGTGATCGACCAGGGGGCCTACGACCTGGGCTCCTGGTCGAAGGTCACCGGCCTGGACGTCACCTGGGACGTCGCCGAGTACCGCGCCGGCGACTCGTGGAACCACCGCTGGTACTACCCGGGCAACACGAAGTACCAGACGATCAAGCTGGAACGGGCCGCGTGCAAGGACACCAACGTGGTGAAGAAGTGGCTGAACGAGGGCGCGACCAAGCCCAAGTTCTACACCGGCACCCTGAAGCTCTACGACGCCAACAACGACGCGGTCACCGAGTGGGAGCTGCGCAACGTCGTCCCGGCCAAGTGGAGCATCGCCGGGTTCGAGGCCGGCTCGAGCAAGGTCGCGCTGGAGACGCTCGAACTGCAGCACCTCGGCTTCCTCGACGACGAGCAGAAGGCGGTCTGA